A stretch of Peteryoungia algae DNA encodes these proteins:
- a CDS encoding ATP-dependent DNA helicase: protein MQFAPQQDEALKAVSKWLKEGKTPVFRLFGYAGTGKTTLAKHFAEHVDGDVLFAAFTGKAAQVLRSRGASNAKTIHSLIYRPRGEEAVEDEETGRTSIAPMFSINRQSPVAKAALIVIDECSMVDEALGRDLMSFGTPILVLGDPGQLPPVSGGGFFTDQEPDYLLTDIHRQARDNPIIQLAMHIREGKEIMHGDYGTTARVISKNEVTQDLVLGADQVLVGTNKTRRRYNMRLRELKGFTVDYPQAGDKLVCLRNDQLKGLLNGSLWQVMTSSRETVKPGINLLIKPEDDDMDRGAAKIKLLKAAFEDIDTEIPWSTRKRYDEFDYGYALTVHKAQGSQWNDVVLFDESWAFRDTRERWLYTAVTRAAETLTIVR from the coding sequence ATGCAATTCGCGCCCCAGCAAGACGAGGCCCTCAAGGCCGTTTCAAAATGGCTGAAAGAGGGGAAAACTCCCGTCTTCCGGCTGTTCGGCTATGCCGGTACGGGCAAGACGACGCTTGCCAAACATTTTGCCGAACATGTCGATGGCGACGTGCTGTTTGCCGCATTCACCGGAAAGGCAGCGCAGGTGCTGCGTTCGCGGGGAGCCTCGAACGCAAAGACCATTCATTCGCTGATCTATCGCCCGCGAGGCGAGGAGGCCGTTGAAGACGAGGAGACCGGCAGGACCTCGATCGCCCCGATGTTTTCAATCAACCGTCAGAGCCCTGTCGCCAAGGCGGCGCTGATCGTCATCGATGAATGTTCGATGGTCGACGAGGCGCTCGGCCGCGACCTGATGAGCTTCGGCACGCCGATCCTGGTGCTGGGGGATCCGGGCCAGTTGCCACCGGTCTCAGGGGGTGGTTTCTTCACCGATCAGGAGCCGGACTACCTGCTGACGGATATCCACCGCCAGGCGCGTGACAATCCGATCATCCAGCTTGCGATGCATATTCGCGAAGGCAAGGAGATCATGCATGGCGATTATGGCACGACGGCGCGGGTGATCTCGAAGAACGAGGTCACACAGGACCTCGTGCTCGGCGCCGACCAGGTGCTGGTCGGCACGAACAAGACGCGGCGGCGCTACAACATGCGCCTGCGGGAATTGAAGGGGTTCACGGTCGATTATCCCCAGGCTGGCGACAAGCTCGTCTGCCTGCGGAACGACCAGCTCAAGGGTCTGCTCAACGGTTCACTCTGGCAGGTGATGACCTCGTCGCGCGAGACGGTGAAGCCGGGGATCAACCTATTGATCAAGCCTGAGGACGACGACATGGATCGCGGTGCGGCCAAGATCAAGCTCCTCAAGGCGGCCTTCGAGGACATCGATACCGAAATCCCCTGGTCGACGCGCAAGCGCTATGACGAGTTCGATTACGGCTATGCGCTGACCGTGCACAAGGCTCAGGGGTCGCAGTGGAACGACGTCGTGCTGTTCGACGAGAGCTGGGCCTTTCGCGACACGCGCGAGCGCTGGCTCTATACTGCCGTGACACGTGCAGCGGAGACGCTCACCATCGTCCGGTGA
- a CDS encoding nitrile hydratase accessory protein: protein MSACETSTDLVASPGLPRSPEGAPVFAEPWHAQAFAMTVHLHARGVFNWPEWAESLSAEVHRPGRAVDGSDYFDAWVAALAGLLQRKGVADTETIEALRKSWQRAAEATPHGAPIELANDPRRA, encoded by the coding sequence TTGAGCGCCTGTGAGACCAGCACTGATCTCGTCGCCTCGCCCGGTCTGCCGCGATCACCCGAGGGAGCGCCGGTCTTTGCAGAACCCTGGCATGCACAGGCGTTTGCGATGACCGTGCATCTCCACGCGCGCGGCGTGTTCAACTGGCCGGAATGGGCAGAGAGCCTCTCGGCCGAAGTCCATCGGCCGGGGCGGGCTGTGGATGGCTCCGACTATTTCGATGCCTGGGTTGCCGCTCTTGCCGGTCTTCTTCAGCGCAAGGGGGTGGCGGATACTGAAACGATCGAGGCTTTGCGAAAAAGCTGGCAGCGGGCGGCAGAAGCGACGCCGCATGGGGCGCCGATTGAGCTCGCCAACGACCCGCGCCGGGCGTGA